The window CTCAGCCGGGCGCCTGCAAGGTGACCGCCACGACCAGTGCCTGGAGCACGGGACTGACCGGCTCCGTGACGATCACCAACACCGGCACCACCCGCATCGACGGCTGGAAGCTGGGCTTCACCCTGCCGTCCGGGCAGAGCATCACCAACGGCTGGGGTGCCACGTACGCCCCGGCGAGCGGCGCGGTGACGGCCACCAACGCCGCGTACAACGGCACGATCGCGGCGAACGCGAGCGTCAGCATCGGATACCAGGCGAACCACACCGGGAACAGCGCGCGCCCCGGCACCTTCACCCTCAACGGAACGACCTGCAGCAGCAGTTGACGGCCGCCTCCCCATCCGACAGTTGCTGACGTCCCGTCATGTCCTGGTGGCCGGTGAAGAGTTACCGGCCACCGGGGCCCGTCTTCCGCTCCAGAAGTCCAGAAGGAGAAGCCGCGCCCGTGAAGCCGTCGACATCCGTGAAGCCGCCGTCCTCCGTGAAACCGCCGAGAGGGTCGACCTCGTCCAGAACGCCGTCGCCCGCCCACCTGATCACCACCTGCGTACTGGTCCTGGCCCTCCTCGTGACCGCGTCCGCGGTGGTGGCCCTCGCCAAGGGCCCACGGCCCGCGGACCGTGCCGCCGCTCCGGCCGCGTCCTCCGCCCGGCACTGGGTCAACACCTGGACCGCGATGCCGCAGCTCACCGAGCCCGGCAACATGCCGCCTCCGCCGTTCACCGAGGACCGTGCGGTCCTGGTCGACACGACGCTGCGACAGACCGTGCGCGTCTCGACCGGCGGCGGACGCATGCGGCTGCGGTTCTCCAACGCCTTCGGCGACACCCCGCTGCCTCTGACCGCGGTGACCGTGGCTCTCCCGCTCGACGGCCGGGCGGGTGTCAGCGCGGTCGAACCGGGCTCACTGCGGCGGGTGACCTTCGCCGGACGTGCGTCGGCGACCGTGCCCGTCGGGGCCCAACTCGTCTCCGACCCACTGGACTTCGGCCTGCGGCCGGGCTCGAACCTGACCGTGACCGCCTACCTCGCCGAGGGCCAGCCCTCCCGCGCGCTCACCTCGCACCCCGGATCGCGTACCACCTCGTACCTCCAGAAGGCCGACCACACCCGGGACCCGGACCTCCCACAGGCCACCGCCGTCAACCACTGGTACCTGCTCAGCGACGTCGAGGTGCTCTCCGGTCCCGACGCGGCGGCGGTCGCCGTCGTGGGCGACTCGCTGACCGACGGCCGCGGCTCCACCACCAACGGCAACGACCGGTGGACCGACCGCTTCCTGGACCGGCTGCGCGCGCACCCCGCGACCGACGAGGTCGCGGTCCTCAACCAGGCCGCCGGAGGCAACCGCGTCCTCAACGACGGCCTCGGCCCCAACGTCCTCGCCCGGCTCGACCGGGACGTCCTGTCCCGCAGCGGAGTCTCCTGGCTGGTCCTCTTCGAAGGGGTCAACGACGTCGGCACCGCCGCCGCCACACCCGCGGCCCAGCGCGACGTCACGGCCGCACTGATCGCCGCGTACGAACAGATCGTCGTCCGGGCGCACGCGCAGGGCATCCGCGTGTACGGGGCCACGCTGACCCCGTTCGGCGGCAACACGATGTACGACGATCCCGCCGGGCACCGCGAGGCGTCCCGGCAGGAGATCAACACCTGGATCCGTACGAGTGGACGGTTCGACGCGGTCGTCGACTTCGACCGTGCCGTACGCGACCCGCAGGACCCGCGGCGCCTGAGGCCCACGCTGCACGACGGGGACTGGCTGCACCTCAACCCCGAGGGCTACCGGACCCTGGCGGCAGCGGTGCCCCTGCGGCTCTTCCACGGCCGGGCGGGCTGACCGGGCCCGCTCGACGTCCGAAGGCCCGGACGCTCCGCCGATCCCGCACTCCGGTTTCCCGGCGTCCCGGCCTTCGGTTACGCGCGCTTCTCGGGGGTGTGCCCCTCGGTGTCCGGGTCCGGCGGTACCGGCAGCAGATCGTGCAGCTGCGTGTACCGCTGGGCGCAGGCAGTCTGCGCGATGGCCTGCGAGACGGCGTCGGCCAGCGGGCGTGTGGACTCGCTCACCAGGCGGCGGGCCTTGTCCGTGAGGGCCACCTCGATGCCGCGCCGGTCGCCGCACGCCGCGTTCTTGGTGATCAGCCCCGCGTGCTGCAGACAGGCCACCTGATAGGTCAGCCGTGTCTTCGGGCGGCCCAGCAGCTCGGCGATCCGGGTCATCCGCAGGGTGGCGCCGGGCTGGTCGGCCAGCAGGCACAGGACCAGGAACTCGTCGTGCGAAACGCCCATGACGTCCTTCACGCGGGACCGCAGCAGCTGCTCGATCGCCCCGGCCGCGGCCAACAGGCGCATCCAGGACCGCAGTTCGGCCGGCAGCAGCCCGGAGTCACCCGTCGGCTCGTGTTCGGGCTGGTCAGCAGGGTCGGAAGAGGCGGCCATAGTCACCCAGTCTACCCATTGTTCAAATTTGGATGATGGGCTAGCGTGTGGTCATCCAAATTTGGATTACTGAGTGCATCGCTCGCAACCACCAGGAGAAGTCCCATGACCGTTGCCGTGGAAACCGGACTGTGGCAGCTCGACCCCGCCCGCTCCACCGTCGCCATCAAGCACCGGACGATGTGGGGCATGGTCACGGTGAAGGGTGCCTTCGGCGGCGTCACCGGCGAGGGCGAGGTCCGGCCGGACGGCACCGCGCGCGGCACGATCACCGTGGACGCCGCGTCCCTGGACACCAAGAACGGCAAGCGGGACGAGCACCTGCGCGGCGGCGACTTCTTCGACGCCGAGCGGCACCCCTCGCTCGTCTTCGCCGTCCGCGACGCCGTGGTCCGCCAGGACGACACGGCCGAGATATCCGGTCAGCTGACCGTCCGCGGCATCAGCCGACCGCAGTCCGTCACCGCCCGGGTCACCGGAGCGAGCGCCGACGCGGTCACGCTCACCGCGGAGTTCACCGTGGACCGGGACCAGTTCGGCATGGGCTGGAACCAACTGGGCATGATCCGCGGCCTGACCACGGTCACGGCGACGCTCGGCTTCACGCGCACGCCCGCGTAGGAGGCCCGCGTAGGAGGGGCGACAGCGCACGGCACCCGCCGCCGGCAGACCGACCGGCTCCCGCGTCAGGGTGTCGGGCGCTTCCCACGCGTCCCCACCGCGGGGAGCAGGGCCGTGACCTCCCAGCCGGTGTCCGGGCGTGGCCCGGTGCGCAGTTCCCCGCCGAGCGCGGTGACGCGTTCGGTGAGGCCGACGATCCCGAAACCGCCGCCACGGGCCGCGTGCGGCATCTGCGTGCCGCCCCGGCCGTCGTCGCGCACCAGCACCCGCAGGGTGCCCTCCGCGTACGTCAGACGGACCGTGACCTCGGTGGCGTCGGCCGCGTGACGGCGTACGTTCGTCAGCGCCTCCTGGACGACCCGGTGCGCGGCGGCCTGCACCTCGTGGGGCAGGCTGCCGGGCACCGAGGGGTCGCGGTCCAGCAGTGCCCGGGGCCCGGCCGGACCGCCGAACCTCTCGACCAGGTCGGCGAGCGCCGCCAGGTCGCCCGCGGGGTGGAGACCGGCGGTCTCCGGCCCGGTGTTCGCCGGTCCGCCGCCATCCGGCCCGGCGCCGTTCGACCCGCCGCTCTCCGGTCCGGCGGTCGGGTGCGGGGCCTCGCGCAGGATGCCGACCGTACGGCGCATCGAGGCGAGGGCCTCGGTGGCGGCGTTCTGGATGCCCGCCAGGACCGGGTCCAGGTTCTCGGGCTCGGTGGTGACCATCATGCGGGCCACCTGGGTCTGGACGAGGATGCCGGTGACGTGGTGGGCGACGAAGTCGTGCAGGTCGGCGGCCATGGCGAGGCGTTCCGAGCGGCGGGTCTCGGTCACCGCGACCCCTCGCCGATGGTCCAGGGTCCGCAGGTAGCCGCCGAGCCCGGCCATGATGCCGACCAGCAGCAGAAGCACCAGCGTGGCCCCGAAGAGGCTCGAGGTGTCGTTCATCTTCAGGGCGTCCTGCACCATCCGCAGCGGCTGGACCACGACGGCCGCGCCGTCCAGTACGGCACACATGACCGCCCATTGCGGCGGGCAGTCGCGCACGGCCACCAGCAGCAGGCAGAGCAGGATCGCGATCTCGCCCGGTCCGAACCCGTCCATCCGGCCGCTCGGTGCGGCCACGGCGGTCAGCGCCAGGGAGACGCCCGCGGGCACGCCCGTACGCACCTGTGGGGTGAGCCACTCGGGACGGTGGCCGACCGGCCAGAGCAGGGCCGCGAGCCCCAGGGGAAGCACCACGAACAGCGGCCACACGGCGCTGTTCCCGGAGGCCGCGATCAGCAGGTCCACGAGGGCCAGCAGAACCAGGACGGTGACGCCGGCCGTCCGCAGGCAGCTCTGCCGGCGGGAACGGGGCGCGGTGGGGTCGTCGGTCGGACGCACGAGATTCACGCCGCTCACCGTACGGAGCGGGGGAGGGCGGGTGGATCGGCCGATCGGCTGACCCGGTGGCACACGTACCCCGGGGACAGTGGCCGTTCGGCCGAGGCGCCGGGGGCCGGGCGGAGGCGAGAGTCGAGGCATGTCGAACACCTCGACGCCAACCCCCGGCTCCAAGGAGAACCCCATGCAGCGCAGGCACATGATCGTCGTCGGTGCCACGGCCACCGTCCTCGTCGGCGCGGGCGCCGGAGTGACCTACGCGGTCAGCGGCACCCAGTCGACCACGGGACTGGACAAGTACTCCAGTGTGACCGTCGACGGCCACAAGGCACTCAGCGCCGACATCCTCCAGGGCCGTATCGAGTCCAAGTACCAGCCGCTGCCGTGGGTCGGCCGTGACATCGGCGCGGTGTCCTGCCCGAGCGGCCTGAAGGCGGTGGCCGGCGCGTCCGTCACCTGCACCGCGAAGACGCCGGACGGCAAGCGCGTGGAGATCCCGGTGCGTGCCGTCGAGGCGACCGGCACGTCGATCACCTGGAAGTTCGAACGCTGAGACGCGTCCTGACGCCCGGCGAAAAACCGCGAACCGCGAACCGCGAACCGGGCACGGCGAATTGAGAATCGAGAAGGGAACGGCACACGATCATGGGCACCGTCCTGTCCGGGCTCGGCCTGGTCAAGAAGTACGCGTCCGCCACGGCACTCGACGGAGTCGACGTCGAGGTCGGCGAGCGCGAGTCGCTGGCCATCATGGGCCCGTCCGGGTCCGGCAAGTCGACACTCCTGCACATCCTCGCCGGGATCATCCGCCCGGACGCCGGGCAGGTCCTGCTGCGGGGCGAGCGAAGCGAGATGGGGGTCCCCCCGGCCGAAGGCTGGGGGCGCATCGACACCTGGGGCGAGAACCGGCTCAGCGCGATGCGCAGGCGGCGGTTCGGCTTCGTCTTCCAGTTCGGCCAACTGCTGCCGGAGCTGCCTGCCGAGGAGAACATCGCCCTGCCGCTGATGCTGGAGGGCGTACCGCGCAAGCAGGCCGTCGCCCGGGCCCGGCGCTGGTTCGCCCCGCTCGGCCTGGACGGGCTGGAGCAGCGCCGCCCCGGACAGCTGTCCGGCGGGCAGGCCCAGCGGGTCGCCATCGCCCGCGCGCTGGCCGTCGAGCCGGACGTGGTCTTCGCCGACGAGCCGACCGGCGCGCTGGACCAGACCACCGGCGAGGAGGTCGTCCGGCTGCTCACCCGGGTCACCCGCGAACAGGGCGCGTCGCTGGTCATGGTCACGCACGACGCGGATGTCGCCGCCCACTGCGACCGGGTCCTCCAGGTCCGCGACGGCCGGGTCCTCGGGTTCAGCCAGTACACGGTGGCCCCCTGACCGAGAGCCCTGCCGTCCACCCCCGACCCGTACCACCGGAGCCCCGTATGCCCTCCCCCCTCTTGCCCCTGACCTGGCACCTCGCCCGCCGCTCCGGCCGCCGCGGACTGCAGTCCCATCTGCTGGCCGCCGGAGCCGCCGCCGTCAGCGCCCTGGTGCTGCTCGTCCTGCTCGCCGCGTGGTCCGGGGCCGGCACACGGGCCGACCGCACCGACTGGCGGACGCCGCAGCCCGACAGGAACGGGACCGCCGTCCAGACCCTGTCCACCACCTTCGTACGCGGCGAACCGGTCACCGTCGTCGACCTCGCCCAGCTGCCGGGCCGCGAGGCCACCCCCGCACCGCCCGGCGTGGCCGCCTTCCCGAAGCCGGGCCAGGTCTACCTCTCGCCCGCCCTCGCCGAGCTGGTGCACAGGCTGCCCCGCAACCAGCTCGCCGACCGGTTTCCCGAGCCCCGGGCGTACGGGACGGTCGGTGACGCCGGACTGGCCGCCCCCGGCGAACTCCTCGCCGTGATCGGCCGGGCTCCCTCCGACCCGGCGGTGTCCGAGGCCGCGGGTCAGCCGGTGATGGACTCCGGGCTCGCCGGCCGCGCGGTCGTCTCCGGCTTCTCCGGCACCACCCCAAGCGTGTTCACCGCACAGGACCGGTCCGGGGCGCTGATCGGCATCGGCCTGCTCGTCGTGCCGGTGATCGTGCTGGCCACCGCCGCCGGGCGGCTCGGCGCCGCCCGCCGCGAACAGCGCCTCGCCGCGCTGCGACTGGCCGGGGCGACACCCCGGCAGATCCTCGCGATGACCGGCGCCGAGGCGGCGGCCGTCGGCGCGGCGGGCGCGGCCACCGGCGCCCTCGCCTACGCGGCGCTGCTGCCCGCCCTGGCCGGCCTGCCGTTCGGTATCGGCACCTGGTTCGCCGCGGACCTGTGGGTCGGCGTGGCCGGGTCGGCCGCCGTGGTCGCCTCGGTGGCCTCGCTCACCGCACTCAGCGCCGTCAGCGCGCTGCGCGAGGTGGTGCGTTCACCTCTCGGTGTCGCCCAGCAGTCCGACCCGCGGCGCACCCGCATGATCCGCCTGGTCCTCTTCGCCGGCCTCGTGCTCTACGTCGTCGTCACGGCGCGGGACGGCGGCCTGAGGATCTCCCAGCAGGTCGCGCTGCTGATCCTCTTCTACGGGGCCTTCTGGATCGTCGGCCCGTGGGCGACCGACCGGATCGGCAGGGTGCTGGCCCGGTTCGCCCGCAGGCCTGCCACCCTGCTGGCCGCCCGCAGGCTCAGCGACGACCCGCGCGGAGCCTGGCGCACCGTCAGCGGCCTGGTCCTGGCGGGCTTCGTGGCCGGGTTCTTCTCCGTCGCGCACCTGAGCTTCGACACCTTCGAGCACCCGGACCAGGTCGCGGTCGCCGCCCCGGACGGGGCACATGGGCGGGCCGCCGTACGGGAGAGCGCGGACCGGGCCCGCGAACTGCTGAAGGACGCCGGGGTGCCTGCCACCGTCCAGGCCCTCACCGGGGATCGGTCCGACGGGTCACTGCTGTTGGGCGGCCCGGGCATCCTGGCCCGGATCTCCGGAAGCGACCCGGCCCGGCTCGATGCCGCCGCGACCGCGCTGGCGCCGCTGAACCCCGTCTCACCCCCATACACCGACAAGAGCCTCACCGCGGTGGACGATCTCGTGCAGGACCAGCTGCGGGATCTGAGCCTCGCGTCGATGGCGGTGAGCTTCCTCGTCGCCACCGCCTCAGCCGGTCTCACGGCCGCGGCGAACGTCCTGGACCGCCGCCGCGTCTACGGCCTGCTCCGGCTGGCCGGTACCCCGCTCCGGGTTCTGGACCGGGCCAGGGTCCGGGAGACCGTGGTCCCGCTCGTCCTCCTTGCCGGAACCATGACGGGGTGCGGTGTGTACGCGGCGGTGAAGCTGAACGAGGCCGGCGGCACCACGCTCGACGCGACCGGCGCGCTGCGACTGGGGCTCTGCGCCCTGCTCGGCGCGGCCGCGATGTTCACGGCGATCGGGGCCAGCCGCCCGCTGCTCCGCGCGGTCACCGACAACCCGTCCCAGCAGCCGGACTGACGCCCGACGCGTGCGCCGAGGGGGAGGCGGCCTCTGATCGCGCGGATCCGGCCCGGCACATGGCTGCCCGGCTCCGGCCCGGCTCATGACCTCCGGGCCCCCACCCCGCACCCCTCCCCACCCCCGCACCCCGCACCCCGCACCCCCAGCGGGGTACGCCCGAGCCCCGAGCGGGGTACGCCCGAGCCCTCCGCCCGGGCGCACCCCGCCCGGGCTTCTCTCCCGTTCCGTCCTTCACGTCAGGCAAGATGCGCCCATGACCGACCGCACCCCGATCCGTGTCCTGATCGCCGATGACCAGGACATGGTCCGTACGGGATTCCGCTTCTTCCTCGACGCGCAGCCCGACATCACGGTGGTCGCCGAGGCCTCCGACGGCGAGGAGGCCGTGACACTGGCCCGGCGGCTACGGCCCGACGTGTGCCTGCTGGACATCCGTATGCCGAAGCTGGACGGGCTGGAGGCCACCCGTCTGCTGGCGGGGCCGGGCGTCCGCGACCCGATGCGGGTCGTCGTGGTCACCACCTTCGACCTCGACGAGTACGTCTACGGCGCCCTGAACGGCGGCGCCTGCGGTTTTCTCCTCAAGGACTCCGGGCCGGTCCTCCTCGCCGAGGCCGTCCGGGCCGCTGCCGTCGGCGACTCGCTGGTGTCCCCGTCCGTCACCGTGCGTCTCCTCCAGCACGTCACGGCCACCCGGGCACCGGCGCCGTCACCCCTCGCGTCCGCTCCCGCCCACCCCCAGGAACCCTTGACCGAGAGGGAGTTGGACGTCGTGCGGCTGGTGGCCCTGGGGCACACCAACGCCGAGATCGCCGCGTCCCTGTTCGTCTCCCTCTCGACGGTGAAGACGCACCTCACCAGCGTCCAGCACAAGCTCCCGGCCCGGAACCGTGTGGAGATCGCCGCCTGGGCCTGGCGGACCGGCCACGCGGACGGCCGGACGTAGCGGACGGGAAGCACTCCCGGAGCCCTACATGTAAATGGGATCCATTTTCATGTAGCGTGTGCGTCGCTCACCCGGCCGGGGGAGCGACCGGACCAGGAGCGTGACATGACCGTCCCCGCGACCACTCAGAACCTTGACCGCGACGGGGGCGGCGACGAGGGCCCCGACCCCCGGCTCCCGGTGACCGTGCTCTCCGGGTTTCTCGGGGCGGGCAAGACCACCCTCCTCAACCACGTCCTCGGCAACCGCGAAGGGCTGCGCGTCGCCGTCATCGTCAACGACATGAGTGAGATCAACATCGACGCCGCGCTGGTCCGCGGCGGCGAGGCCGCTCTCTCGCGTACCGAGGAACGCCTGGTCGAGATGACCAACGGCTGCATCTGCTGCACCCTGCGCGACGACCTGCTGGAGGAGATCGACCGGCTGGCCCGCGAGGACCGCTTCGACCACCTGCTCATCGAGTCGAGCGGCATCTCGGAACCGCTGCCCGTCGCCGCCACCTTCGCCTTCCCGCGCGACGACGGGGCCACGCTCGGCGACCTGGCACGCCTCGACACCATGGTCACCGTGGTCGACGCCGTGAACTTCCTGCCGGAGCTCGCGGCAGGGGACGAGCTGGCCGAGCGCGGGCTCGCCCCGTTCGAGGACGACGAGCGGACCGTCAGTGATCTGCTCGTGGACCAGGTCGAGTTCGCCGACGTCATCGTCCTCAACAAGCTCGACCTCGTCGACACGGAGACCGCCGACGAGCTGCGGGCCGCGCTGACCCGCCTCAACCCGGTGGCCCGTGTCCTTTCGGCCACACTGGGCCGCGTGGACCTGACGGAGGTGCTCGGCACGGGACTGTTCGACCTGGAGCGGGCCCAGCAGGCGCCGGGCTGGGTCATGGAGCTCAACGGCGAACACGTGCCGGAGACCGAGGAGTACGGCATCTCCAGTACGGTCTTCCGTTCCGAACTGCCCTTCCATCCGGCCCGGTTGTGGACCTTCGTCACCGAGGAACTCGACAGCGGGGCCTTCGGCCGGGTCCTGCGTTCGAAGGGGTTCTTCCGGCTGGCCAGTCGTCCGTACGTGACCGGCCTGTGGTCGCAGGCCGGCTCCGTCGCCCGCTTCGAACCGTCGGCGGCCGAGGACCCCGAGGTCGTCCCGGGGCAGGAGCTGGTCTTCATCGGCGTCGGACTGCGCGCCGAGCCCCTGCGCGCGGCGCTGACGAAGTGCCTCCTGACCCAGGCCGAACGCCCGCCGTACGACGACCCGTTCCCCGCCTGGGACACCGCGGGCATCGACGACACCTGCGAACACGAGCATGCGGCCGCCTCCTGAGGGGTGAGGAGGGGGGCGAGGGGCCCACATCCCTCAGGAGCGGGCCGTCACCGCTCCAGCGAGCGGTCCGTCACCCGTGCCAGGTGCGTGGTGAAGACCTCACGGGCCTCCGGTGTCAGCGTCCGCAGCGCGACCGCAGCTGTGATGATCACGTCGCACAGCTCGGACCGGACGTCGTCCCAGGTGTGCGACGTGCCCTTGCGAGGGTTCTGCCCGGTGACGCCGATCACCGCCTCGGCGACCTCGCCGACCTCCTCCGAAAGCTTCAACATCCGCAGCAGAAGGGCCTCTTGAGGGGGTCGGGACGGCTGGGAGCGCACCAGCCAGTCCTGGAGGCGGTCGATGGACTCCCAGAGATCGTCGTCGCTCATGGCGATCAGCCTGTCATGAGTCACTGACAGGCCGGTCCGGTCCGGTCATGGCCACGGACCCGGGGCGGACCCAGGAGCTGCCGGCCGCCGGCCGCGTCCGCCCTACGAGCCGTACGCCACGCCCTCCTCGTCGAACAACTCCCCCTGCCGGCCCTCCTTCTCGTCGCGCACCCGCTTGTAGCGGGCGCCGACCACGGCCAGCGTCGCGGCGGCCGTCCCGGCGAGGGCGACCGGCACCATCCAGCCGCGGTCGACCCGGTGCCCGAGGACATGGTCCAGGGAAAGCCGTCCGGGGCCCGTGACGGCGAGGCCCGCCGCCGCGAGTCCGAGCGACGCCGCGTGCTCGTAGCCGCCGCTCTGGGCGAAGAAGCCGTTCGGCGCATGCACCGCGGAGGCTCCCGCCATCGCCCCCGCCGCGGCCGCTCCGGCCGCCGGGGTCGCGAGGCCCAGCGCGAGCAGAGTGCCGCCGCCCGCCTCCGCCAGGCCCGCCGCGGCAGCGCTCGCCCTGCCGGGCGCGTACCCCACGGACTCCATGAACTCGCCGGTGCCGGAGATTCCGCCACCGCCGAACCAGCCGAAGAGCTTCTGTGCCCCGTGCGCCGCGAGCACTCCGCCCGTACCGAAGCGGAGCAGCAGCAGTCCCAGATCACGTCGGTCGAAAGAGGTCACGGTTCGCGTCACTCCTCGCACATCCACACTCGAACGGTCGCTTCGGTCTCGTACGCGCCTGCCCACCGTCGCACCGAACACTCACCCGGGTCCCGGCCCGCGCCGCCGTTCGGGTGGCGGGGGCGCCGGGGCGGTGTGAGTCTGGCGGACATGACGATTCAGGTTGCCAAGCTGAGCCACCCCGCCGTCCGGGACTTCGTCAGCGCCGTGAACGCCCACGACCGCGACGCCTTCCGGGCCGCCCTCGCGCCCGGCGCGACGATGTCCGACGACGGCTCGGAGCGTGACCTCGACGACTGGACCGCGCGGGAGATCTTCGACTCGCACGGTCACATGGAGGTCGACAAGGAGGCGGACGGCGGCCTCGCCCTCCTCGCCCGCTACAGCAACGACGCCTGGGGCGAGATGCGGACGAGGTGGAGCTTCACGGTCGACGACGGCGGCAGGATCACCCACTTCGCGACCGGCCAGGCGTAGCCGGACCCCCGGAGCGACCGGGGGCAGGGAACTGCCGGAGCGGCCGGGCACAGCGGCCTTCCGGCAGATCCGCGCGGCGTCCGTGCCGCACCCTCCACGCCCGGCCCACCCGAGGAGCCAACTCGGCCCACCCGAGGAGCTACCCGCGGCCCACATAGGGCATCGCGGTGGCGAGCACCGTCGCGAACTGCACGTTCGCCTCCAGGGGCAGCTCCGCCATGTGCCGCACCGTGCGGGCCACGTCGGCGACGTCCATCACGGGCTCGGGCGCCGTCTCGCCGTTCGCCTGCAGCGCTCCCGTCTGCATGCGCTCGGTCATGTCGGTCGCCGCGTTGCCGATGTCGATCTGGCCGCAGGCGATCTTGTACGAACGGCCGTCCAGGGACAGTGACTTGGTCAGGCCGGTCAGCGCGTGCTTCGTCGCCGTGTACGCAGCCGAGTGCGGGCGGGGCGTGTGCGCCGAGATCGAGCCGTTGTTGATGATCCTTCCGCCCTGCGGATCCTGCTCCTTCATCTGCCGGAACGCCGCCTGCGCACACAGGAACGCCCCGTCGAGATTCGTGCCGACCACGTGACGCCAGGCGTCGTACGGCAGTTCCTCGAACGGCACGCCCCCGGGGCCGAACGTGCCCGCGTTGTTGAAGAGCAGGTCCAGCCGCCCGAAGCGGTCCCGCGTGGCGGCGAAGAGCGCGGCCACCTCCTCGGGCCGCGCCACATCGGTGCGCACACACAGGGACGTGCTGTCCTGCCCGGACGGCTCCCCGCCGAGGGCCGCCCGCGCGAGCTCCGCCGTCTCCTCCAGCCGCTCCGCGCGACGGCCGGCGAGCGCCACCGACCAGCCGGTCCGCAGTAGTTCGACAGCCACGGCACGGCCGATGCCCGAGCCCGCGCCTGTCACGATCGCGATCTTCGTCCGATTGGCGTTCATGGCCCCGCAGGGTACGGGAGCACGTCCGACGGTCCGACATTCAGTACTCATTCGTCCGACACCCGACTGTTGTGTCCGCGACAGTCCACAGTTGACCCTGACCACTCCAATAACTGGTACAACAACTGTCAGGGGAGAGCCAGATGACAGCCTCAGGTCACCGGCGAACGAACGAGCATGCTCCCGAACTGCGGGCCGCCGCCCGTCACTTCGGGCGCCGCCGCTTCCTCACCGTCACCGGCGCGGCCGCCGCGCTCGCCTTCGCCACGAACCTGCCGACCGCGGGTGTGGCGGGCGCCGCCGAGCTCGACGCGGCGAAGATCACCGAAAACCCCTTCACCCTCGGTGTCGCCTCCGGTGACCCGCAGGCCCACTCCGTGCTGCTGTGGACCAGGCTCGCGCCGACCCCGTACCAGGCCGACTCCGGCCTCCCGCCGGAACGCGTCCTCGTGCGCTGGGAGTTGGCCCGCGACGAGCGGTTCCGTCACGTGATCAGACGTGGCGCGGCCGTCGCCCACCCCGAGTTCCACCACTCCGTGCACGTCGAGGTCGGACACCTCGACTCCGACCGGGTCTTCTACTAC of the Streptomyces aurantiacus genome contains:
- a CDS encoding SGNH/GDSL hydrolase family protein, which translates into the protein MITTCVLVLALLVTASAVVALAKGPRPADRAAAPAASSARHWVNTWTAMPQLTEPGNMPPPPFTEDRAVLVDTTLRQTVRVSTGGGRMRLRFSNAFGDTPLPLTAVTVALPLDGRAGVSAVEPGSLRRVTFAGRASATVPVGAQLVSDPLDFGLRPGSNLTVTAYLAEGQPSRALTSHPGSRTTSYLQKADHTRDPDLPQATAVNHWYLLSDVEVLSGPDAAAVAVVGDSLTDGRGSTTNGNDRWTDRFLDRLRAHPATDEVAVLNQAAGGNRVLNDGLGPNVLARLDRDVLSRSGVSWLVLFEGVNDVGTAAATPAAQRDVTAALIAAYEQIVVRAHAQGIRVYGATLTPFGGNTMYDDPAGHREASRQEINTWIRTSGRFDAVVDFDRAVRDPQDPRRLRPTLHDGDWLHLNPEGYRTLAAAVPLRLFHGRAG
- a CDS encoding MarR family winged helix-turn-helix transcriptional regulator; this encodes MAASSDPADQPEHEPTGDSGLLPAELRSWMRLLAAAGAIEQLLRSRVKDVMGVSHDEFLVLCLLADQPGATLRMTRIAELLGRPKTRLTYQVACLQHAGLITKNAACGDRRGIEVALTDKARRLVSESTRPLADAVSQAIAQTACAQRYTQLHDLLPVPPDPDTEGHTPEKRA
- a CDS encoding YceI family protein; translation: MTVAVETGLWQLDPARSTVAIKHRTMWGMVTVKGAFGGVTGEGEVRPDGTARGTITVDAASLDTKNGKRDEHLRGGDFFDAERHPSLVFAVRDAVVRQDDTAEISGQLTVRGISRPQSVTARVTGASADAVTLTAEFTVDRDQFGMGWNQLGMIRGLTTVTATLGFTRTPA
- a CDS encoding sensor histidine kinase, yielding MSGVNLVRPTDDPTAPRSRRQSCLRTAGVTVLVLLALVDLLIAASGNSAVWPLFVVLPLGLAALLWPVGHRPEWLTPQVRTGVPAGVSLALTAVAAPSGRMDGFGPGEIAILLCLLLVAVRDCPPQWAVMCAVLDGAAVVVQPLRMVQDALKMNDTSSLFGATLVLLLLVGIMAGLGGYLRTLDHRRGVAVTETRRSERLAMAADLHDFVAHHVTGILVQTQVARMMVTTEPENLDPVLAGIQNAATEALASMRRTVGILREAPHPTAGPESGGSNGAGPDGGGPANTGPETAGLHPAGDLAALADLVERFGGPAGPRALLDRDPSVPGSLPHEVQAAAHRVVQEALTNVRRHAADATEVTVRLTYAEGTLRVLVRDDGRGGTQMPHAARGGGFGIVGLTERVTALGGELRTGPRPDTGWEVTALLPAVGTRGKRPTP
- a CDS encoding DUF4333 domain-containing protein; protein product: MQRRHMIVVGATATVLVGAGAGVTYAVSGTQSTTGLDKYSSVTVDGHKALSADILQGRIESKYQPLPWVGRDIGAVSCPSGLKAVAGASVTCTAKTPDGKRVEIPVRAVEATGTSITWKFER
- a CDS encoding ABC transporter ATP-binding protein; the encoded protein is MGTVLSGLGLVKKYASATALDGVDVEVGERESLAIMGPSGSGKSTLLHILAGIIRPDAGQVLLRGERSEMGVPPAEGWGRIDTWGENRLSAMRRRRFGFVFQFGQLLPELPAEENIALPLMLEGVPRKQAVARARRWFAPLGLDGLEQRRPGQLSGGQAQRVAIARALAVEPDVVFADEPTGALDQTTGEEVVRLLTRVTREQGASLVMVTHDADVAAHCDRVLQVRDGRVLGFSQYTVAP
- a CDS encoding ABC transporter permease, encoding MPSPLLPLTWHLARRSGRRGLQSHLLAAGAAAVSALVLLVLLAAWSGAGTRADRTDWRTPQPDRNGTAVQTLSTTFVRGEPVTVVDLAQLPGREATPAPPGVAAFPKPGQVYLSPALAELVHRLPRNQLADRFPEPRAYGTVGDAGLAAPGELLAVIGRAPSDPAVSEAAGQPVMDSGLAGRAVVSGFSGTTPSVFTAQDRSGALIGIGLLVVPVIVLATAAGRLGAARREQRLAALRLAGATPRQILAMTGAEAAAVGAAGAATGALAYAALLPALAGLPFGIGTWFAADLWVGVAGSAAVVASVASLTALSAVSALREVVRSPLGVAQQSDPRRTRMIRLVLFAGLVLYVVVTARDGGLRISQQVALLILFYGAFWIVGPWATDRIGRVLARFARRPATLLAARRLSDDPRGAWRTVSGLVLAGFVAGFFSVAHLSFDTFEHPDQVAVAAPDGAHGRAAVRESADRARELLKDAGVPATVQALTGDRSDGSLLLGGPGILARISGSDPARLDAAATALAPLNPVSPPYTDKSLTAVDDLVQDQLRDLSLASMAVSFLVATASAGLTAAANVLDRRRVYGLLRLAGTPLRVLDRARVRETVVPLVLLAGTMTGCGVYAAVKLNEAGGTTLDATGALRLGLCALLGAAAMFTAIGASRPLLRAVTDNPSQQPD
- a CDS encoding response regulator encodes the protein MTDRTPIRVLIADDQDMVRTGFRFFLDAQPDITVVAEASDGEEAVTLARRLRPDVCLLDIRMPKLDGLEATRLLAGPGVRDPMRVVVVTTFDLDEYVYGALNGGACGFLLKDSGPVLLAEAVRAAAVGDSLVSPSVTVRLLQHVTATRAPAPSPLASAPAHPQEPLTERELDVVRLVALGHTNAEIAASLFVSLSTVKTHLTSVQHKLPARNRVEIAAWAWRTGHADGRT